A portion of the Rhodococcus pseudokoreensis genome contains these proteins:
- a CDS encoding ferritin-like domain-containing protein — translation MTTPTEAEGKSLGDALAAEHSAVFAYGVVAAFSNPTRAAQVATAAAAHRARRDELQDTLTAAGLTAPAAEAGYTLPFPVADPITAAQLAAQVEADTAVAWRAVVEHGETADTRTLGVTALTDATVREATWRVALGTDPVVDPFPGQP, via the coding sequence GTGACGACACCCACCGAAGCCGAGGGCAAGAGCCTCGGCGACGCGCTGGCCGCCGAACATTCCGCGGTGTTCGCCTACGGGGTGGTGGCCGCCTTCTCGAATCCCACGCGGGCCGCGCAGGTGGCCACCGCCGCCGCGGCCCACCGGGCCCGCCGGGACGAACTCCAGGACACACTGACCGCGGCGGGTCTGACGGCCCCGGCCGCCGAAGCGGGCTACACGCTGCCCTTCCCGGTCGCCGACCCGATCACCGCCGCGCAACTCGCGGCCCAGGTCGAGGCGGACACCGCGGTCGCGTGGCGGGCGGTCGTCGAGCACGGCGAAACGGCGGACACCCGCACGCTCGGGGTGACCGCGCTGACCGACGCCACCGTCCGGGAAGCCACCTGGCGCGTGGCCCTCGGAACCGATCCGGTGGTCGACCCGTTTCCCGGCCAGCCCTGA
- the rimP gene encoding ribosome maturation factor RimP, which produces MPVPSKERVTELISDLVQRQGYDVEDVAVTLAGKHSAVRIMVDSDAGLELDAVANLSHEISEVFDSVSDFGESPYTLEVTSPGIDRPLTHERHWRRARGRKARIDLAHETVVGRIGALDGDSVAVVIGSRTGPDVRRIALPDIQKAVVQVEFSKPDPRELELAGGIPEGRVAPADADASEDEEVVEGLDK; this is translated from the coding sequence ATGCCGGTTCCATCCAAGGAGAGGGTGACGGAGCTCATCTCCGATCTGGTGCAACGTCAGGGCTACGACGTGGAGGACGTTGCGGTCACCCTCGCGGGTAAGCACAGCGCGGTCCGGATCATGGTGGACAGCGACGCCGGACTCGAACTCGACGCGGTCGCGAACCTGAGCCACGAGATCTCCGAGGTCTTCGATTCGGTGTCCGATTTCGGGGAGTCCCCGTACACGCTCGAGGTCACGTCTCCCGGTATCGACCGGCCGCTCACGCACGAGCGGCACTGGCGCCGGGCCCGCGGCCGCAAGGCCCGTATCGACCTCGCGCACGAGACGGTCGTGGGCCGGATCGGGGCCCTCGACGGCGACTCGGTCGCGGTGGTGATCGGCTCGCGCACCGGTCCGGACGTTCGGCGCATCGCGCTCCCGGACATTCAGAAAGCTGTTGTGCAGGTGGAATTCTCGAAACCCGACCCGAGGGAGCTGGAACTCGCGGGCGGAATACCCGAGGGTCGCGTGGCACCTGCGGACGCAGACGCGTCGGAAGATGAAGAAGTAGTAGAGGGGCTGGACAAGTGA
- a CDS encoding nuclear transport factor 2 family protein, which produces MDERSVEQRVADLERVTAIKALKYRYWRACDGKDPDAFRACFVASGASVDFGPLGRFDDADRLTDVFRRIALHEVDGKHVILDMHHGFHPDIVLHGDTEATGTWTLQFRQVDLLKRTETVSAGEYDDAYRFENGEWRMSRCHFTTRWSITRPLTEDTVVVQ; this is translated from the coding sequence GTGGACGAACGCTCGGTGGAGCAGCGTGTGGCGGACCTGGAGCGGGTGACCGCGATCAAGGCCCTCAAGTACCGCTACTGGCGAGCGTGCGACGGCAAGGATCCGGACGCGTTCCGTGCCTGCTTCGTCGCGTCCGGGGCGTCCGTCGACTTCGGCCCACTCGGCAGGTTCGACGACGCCGACCGGCTCACGGACGTCTTCCGCAGGATCGCGCTCCACGAGGTGGACGGCAAGCACGTGATTCTGGACATGCACCACGGCTTCCATCCGGACATCGTGCTGCACGGCGACACCGAGGCGACCGGTACGTGGACGCTGCAGTTCCGCCAGGTCGATCTGCTGAAGCGGACGGAGACCGTGTCCGCCGGCGAGTACGACGACGCCTACCGCTTCGAAAACGGCGAATGGCGAATGTCGCGATGCCACTTCACCACTCGATGGTCGATCACCCGCCCGCTCACCGAGGACACGGTGGTCGTCCAGTGA
- the infB gene encoding translation initiation factor IF-2 has translation MAGKARVHELAKELGVTSKELLATLKEQGEFVKSASSTVEAPVARRLRESFPSAKSADSAARPAAKPGAPTPSTPATSAKPGGPRPGPKPAAPAPAAPAAAAPAPTPEAQAPAPAAPAASAATPAAPASNAPKPGRPTPAAPAPAAPAAPVAPAAASAPAAPSTGAKPGGPRPGPKPPRVGNNPYSSAPAERPAPRPAPGAPRPGAPRPAPGQGGPRPAPGQGGPRPAPGQGGPRPAPGQGGPRPAPGQGGPRPSPGSMPPRPNPGAMPARSARPAPGGRPGRPGGAPGGRPGGGGGGYRGGGAPGAGAGAPGGGAPAGGFRGRPGGGGRPGQRGAAAGAFGRPGGAPRRGRKSKRQKRQEYDSMQAPAVGGVRLPRGNGETIRLARGASLSDFAEKIDANPAALVQALFNLGEMVTATQSVNDETLELLGGEMNYVVQVVSPEDEDRELLDSFDLTYGEDEGGEEDLESRPPVVTVMGHVDHGKTRLLDTIRKANVREGEAGGITQHIGAYQVLTELDGNERLVTFIDTPGHEAFTAMRARGAKATDLAILVVAADDGVMPQTVEAINHAQAADVPIVVAVNKIDKEGANPDKIRQQLTEYGLVAEEYGGDTMFVDISAKQGTNIDALLEAVLLTADAALDLRANPDMDAQGVAIEAHLDRGRGPVATVLIQRGTLRVGDSIVAGDAYGRVRRMVDEHGDDVLEAMPSRPVQVVGFTSVPGAGDNLLVVDEDRIARQIADRRNARKRNALAAKSRKRISLEDLDSALKETSQLNLILKGDNSGTVEALEEALHGIEIDDEVQLRVIDRGVGGVTETNVNLAAASNAIIIGFNVRAEGKATELANREGVDIRYYSVIYQAIDEVEKALKGMLKPIYEEVELGKAEIRAMFRSSKVGNIAGCLVTSGTIRRNAKARLLRDNTVVAETVTISSLKREKEDAVEVREGYECGLTLTYSDIKVGDVIEAYELREKPRD, from the coding sequence GTGGCAGGCAAGGCCCGCGTGCACGAGTTGGCTAAAGAACTCGGTGTCACAAGTAAAGAACTACTCGCAACGCTCAAGGAGCAGGGCGAGTTCGTGAAGTCGGCGTCCTCCACAGTGGAGGCGCCCGTCGCCAGGCGTCTGCGGGAGTCCTTCCCGTCGGCGAAGTCGGCTGATTCCGCAGCCCGTCCGGCTGCCAAGCCCGGCGCGCCCACGCCGAGCACCCCCGCGACCTCGGCCAAGCCGGGCGGACCCCGTCCCGGCCCCAAGCCGGCAGCCCCGGCTCCGGCCGCACCCGCTGCAGCAGCACCCGCGCCCACTCCCGAGGCTCAGGCCCCGGCACCGGCCGCACCCGCAGCGAGCGCAGCCACCCCGGCAGCACCGGCGAGCAATGCTCCCAAGCCCGGTCGCCCCACCCCGGCTGCCCCGGCTCCGGCCGCACCCGCAGCTCCGGTCGCCCCGGCGGCGGCCAGTGCTCCCGCGGCTCCGTCCACGGGCGCCAAGCCCGGCGGACCCCGCCCCGGCCCGAAGCCCCCGCGCGTCGGTAACAACCCGTACTCCTCGGCTCCGGCCGAGCGTCCGGCACCCCGTCCCGCTCCCGGCGCGCCGCGTCCGGGTGCACCCCGTCCGGCTCCCGGCCAGGGTGGACCCCGTCCGGCACCGGGTCAGGGCGGTCCCCGTCCGGCTCCCGGCCAAGGTGGACCCCGTCCGGCTCCCGGCCAGGGTGGACCCCGTCCGGCACCGGGTCAGGGCGGACCCCGTCCCAGCCCCGGCTCGATGCCTCCTCGCCCCAACCCGGGCGCGATGCCTGCTCGTTCGGCACGTCCCGCTCCCGGCGGTCGTCCCGGTCGTCCCGGCGGAGCCCCCGGCGGTCGTCCCGGTGGCGGCGGCGGTGGATACCGCGGCGGCGGAGCACCCGGTGCCGGCGCAGGCGCGCCCGGTGGCGGAGCACCCGCAGGTGGTTTCCGCGGTCGTCCCGGTGGCGGTGGACGCCCCGGTCAGCGCGGTGCGGCAGCAGGTGCCTTCGGTCGTCCCGGTGGCGCCCCGCGTCGTGGTCGCAAGTCGAAGCGTCAGAAGCGCCAGGAATACGATTCCATGCAGGCGCCCGCCGTCGGCGGCGTGCGGTTGCCCCGTGGCAACGGCGAGACCATTCGCCTCGCCCGCGGTGCATCCCTGTCGGACTTCGCGGAGAAGATCGACGCGAACCCCGCAGCGTTGGTGCAGGCACTGTTCAACCTCGGCGAGATGGTGACGGCGACCCAGTCGGTCAACGACGAGACGCTGGAACTGCTCGGCGGCGAGATGAACTACGTCGTCCAGGTCGTCAGCCCGGAGGACGAGGACCGCGAGCTGCTGGACAGCTTCGACCTCACCTACGGCGAGGACGAAGGCGGCGAAGAGGACCTCGAGTCCCGCCCGCCGGTGGTCACCGTCATGGGCCACGTCGACCACGGTAAGACCCGACTGCTCGACACGATCCGCAAGGCCAACGTCCGTGAGGGCGAGGCCGGCGGCATCACGCAGCACATCGGTGCCTACCAGGTGCTGACCGAGCTCGACGGCAACGAGCGTCTCGTGACGTTCATCGACACCCCCGGTCACGAGGCCTTCACGGCCATGCGTGCCCGTGGTGCCAAGGCCACCGACCTCGCGATCCTGGTCGTCGCCGCCGACGACGGCGTCATGCCGCAGACGGTGGAAGCGATCAACCACGCCCAGGCGGCCGACGTGCCGATCGTGGTCGCGGTGAACAAGATCGACAAGGAAGGCGCGAACCCGGACAAGATCCGGCAGCAGCTCACCGAGTACGGACTGGTCGCCGAGGAATACGGCGGAGACACCATGTTCGTCGACATCTCGGCGAAGCAGGGCACCAACATCGACGCACTGCTCGAAGCGGTGCTGCTGACGGCGGACGCGGCCCTGGACCTGCGGGCCAACCCGGACATGGACGCTCAGGGTGTCGCCATCGAGGCGCACCTCGACCGTGGACGCGGCCCCGTCGCGACCGTGCTCATCCAGCGCGGAACGCTGCGGGTCGGCGACTCGATCGTGGCCGGCGACGCATACGGACGTGTGCGCCGCATGGTCGACGAGCACGGCGACGACGTGCTCGAGGCCATGCCCTCGCGTCCCGTCCAGGTGGTCGGCTTCACGTCGGTCCCCGGTGCAGGCGACAACCTGCTCGTGGTCGACGAGGACCGCATCGCCCGTCAGATCGCCGACCGGCGCAATGCGCGGAAGCGCAACGCTCTGGCCGCGAAGAGCCGCAAGCGCATCAGCCTCGAGGACCTGGATTCGGCTCTCAAGGAGACGTCGCAGCTCAACCTCATCCTCAAGGGCGACAACTCGGGAACCGTGGAGGCCTTGGAAGAGGCCCTGCACGGCATCGAGATCGACGACGAGGTGCAGTTGCGGGTCATCGACCGTGGTGTCGGTGGCGTCACCGAGACCAACGTCAACCTGGCCGCTGCGTCGAACGCGATCATCATCGGGTTCAACGTCCGCGCCGAGGGCAAGGCGACGGAGTTGGCGAACCGCGAGGGCGTCGACATCCGGTACTACTCGGTGATCTACCAGGCCATCGACGAGGTCGAGAAGGCTCTCAAGGGCATGCTCAAGCCGATCTACGAAGAGGTCGAGCTGGGCAAGGCGGAGATCCGCGCGATGTTCCGTTCGTCCAAGGTCGGCAACATTGCCGGTTGCCTCGTCACCTCGGGTACCATCCGTCGCAATGCGAAGGCCCGGCTGCTGCGTGACAACACGGTTGTCGCCGAGACCGTCACCATCTCCTCGCTGAAGCGGGAGAAGGAGGACGCTGTCGAGGTACGCGAGGGTTACGAGTGCGGTTTGACGCTCACCTACTCCGACATCAAGGTCGGTGACGTCATCGAGGCCTACGAGCTTCGGGAAAAGCCGCGCGACTAG
- a CDS encoding ABC transporter ATP-binding protein codes for MTSDIVVTDKLTKRYGEHTAVDAVSLTVRAGEVYGFLGPNGAGKTTTLRMLTGLVRPTSGTATLFGCTPGDSTVAARTGVLIEGPGFFPYLSGRDNLRVLSRYRRLPDDAVQSALHRVGLRDRGHDRFRTYSLGMKQRLGVAAALLGEPDLLILDEPTNGLDPAGMAEMRELIVELANSGHSVMLSSHMLSEVQEICDRVGVISRGELIAQSTVAELRGGTSLLVRADPRERAATVLEELLGRGVVDTVGDALAVAVSPELAPKVARVLVDAGIDLHELSRRERSLEDVFFAMTSGSSPGDRTASNDPRRVS; via the coding sequence ATGACTTCCGACATCGTGGTCACCGACAAGTTGACCAAACGCTACGGCGAACACACGGCGGTCGACGCCGTCAGCCTGACCGTACGGGCGGGCGAGGTGTACGGGTTCCTCGGACCGAACGGCGCAGGCAAGACCACCACCCTGCGCATGCTCACGGGCCTGGTCCGGCCGACCTCCGGGACCGCGACGCTTTTCGGGTGCACGCCCGGTGACAGCACGGTGGCGGCCCGCACCGGGGTGCTGATCGAAGGCCCCGGCTTCTTCCCCTACCTGTCCGGTCGCGACAACCTGCGGGTGCTGAGCAGGTACCGGCGGCTGCCGGACGACGCGGTGCAGTCCGCGCTGCACCGGGTGGGCCTGCGCGATCGCGGACACGACCGGTTCCGCACCTATTCGCTCGGGATGAAGCAGCGACTCGGTGTCGCGGCCGCACTCCTCGGCGAACCCGACCTACTGATCCTCGACGAACCCACCAACGGGCTCGACCCGGCGGGGATGGCCGAGATGCGGGAACTGATAGTCGAACTCGCGAATTCCGGGCATTCCGTGATGCTCTCCAGCCACATGCTCAGCGAGGTCCAGGAGATCTGCGATCGCGTCGGCGTGATCTCACGCGGGGAGCTGATCGCGCAGTCCACCGTCGCCGAACTGCGCGGTGGCACCAGCCTGCTGGTGCGCGCCGATCCGCGGGAACGGGCCGCGACGGTGCTCGAGGAGCTGCTGGGACGCGGCGTCGTCGACACGGTGGGTGACGCGCTCGCCGTCGCCGTGTCGCCGGAACTGGCACCGAAGGTGGCCCGCGTTCTCGTCGACGCGGGAATCGACCTGCACGAATTGTCCCGGCGGGAACGATCGCTCGAAGACGTTTTCTTCGCGATGACGTCGGGCAGCAGTCCCGGCGACCGCACCGCAAGCAACGATCCGAGGAGAGTGTCATGA
- the nusA gene encoding transcription termination factor NusA has translation MNIDIAALRAIEADKGISIETVISTIQTALLTAYRHTEGHQQHARIDVDTKSGIVRVMAHDVDSDGNMVGEEWDDTPEGFGRIAATTARQVILQRLRDAEHERSFGEYSTHEGEIVGGVIQRDTRANSRGMVVVRIGSEASGAEGLIPPAEQVPGENYEHGERLKCYVVGVARGQRGPQITLSRTHPNLVRKLFALEVPEIADGSVEIIAVAREAGHRSKIAVQSRVQGLNAKGACIGPMGQRVRNVMSELAGEKIDIIDFDDDPARFVGNALSPSKVVSVTVVDPEARAARVVVPDFQLSLAIGKEGQNARLAARLTGWRIDIRSDAAPAPESAGGPAATSR, from the coding sequence GTGAATATCGACATTGCGGCGCTGCGCGCCATCGAAGCCGACAAGGGCATCTCGATCGAGACCGTCATCTCGACGATCCAGACGGCGCTGCTCACCGCCTACCGGCACACCGAGGGGCATCAGCAGCACGCCCGGATCGACGTCGACACCAAGAGCGGCATCGTGCGGGTGATGGCACACGACGTCGACTCCGACGGCAACATGGTCGGCGAGGAATGGGACGACACCCCGGAAGGGTTCGGCCGGATCGCGGCGACCACTGCGCGCCAGGTCATCCTGCAGCGGCTGCGCGACGCCGAGCACGAGCGGAGCTTCGGCGAGTACTCCACCCACGAGGGTGAGATCGTCGGCGGCGTGATCCAGCGCGACACGCGGGCGAACTCGCGCGGCATGGTCGTCGTGCGGATCGGGAGCGAGGCCAGCGGCGCCGAGGGCCTGATCCCGCCCGCCGAGCAGGTGCCCGGGGAGAATTACGAACACGGCGAGCGGCTCAAGTGCTACGTCGTCGGTGTCGCCCGCGGGCAGCGCGGACCGCAGATCACCCTGTCGCGCACCCACCCGAATCTCGTGCGCAAACTGTTCGCGCTCGAGGTCCCGGAAATCGCGGACGGCTCGGTCGAGATCATCGCCGTCGCCCGCGAGGCAGGCCACCGGTCGAAGATCGCCGTCCAGTCGCGGGTGCAGGGGCTGAACGCGAAGGGTGCGTGCATCGGGCCGATGGGTCAGCGCGTGCGCAACGTGATGAGTGAACTCGCCGGCGAGAAGATCGACATCATCGACTTCGACGACGACCCGGCCCGGTTCGTCGGCAACGCGCTGTCGCCGTCGAAAGTGGTCTCCGTCACTGTCGTGGACCCCGAGGCGCGGGCCGCGCGTGTCGTCGTCCCCGACTTCCAGCTGTCCCTCGCCATCGGCAAGGAAGGGCAAAATGCCCGTCTTGCTGCGCGCTTGACCGGGTGGCGGATCGACATCCGCAGTGACGCCGCACCCGCTCCCGAGTCGGCAGGCGGACCCGCCGCGACCAGTCGTTGA
- a CDS encoding YlxR family protein, whose translation MVQHEHPDSARVPTGSPVRTCIGCRERALAVDLLRVVVSESGPQGHVLAPDPRRRLPGRGAWLHPVEVCLSLAERRRAFGRALRVSGSVDTSEVDHWVRAGHPPRAVPLEQNRHKHS comes from the coding sequence ATGGTTCAGCATGAGCATCCCGATTCCGCGCGCGTTCCTACCGGTTCACCGGTCCGAACATGCATAGGATGTAGGGAGCGCGCGCTGGCTGTCGATCTGCTCAGGGTTGTGGTTAGTGAGAGCGGGCCGCAAGGTCATGTTCTCGCCCCGGACCCGAGGCGCAGGCTTCCCGGTCGAGGTGCGTGGCTGCACCCCGTCGAGGTTTGCCTGAGTCTCGCGGAACGACGCCGAGCATTCGGCAGAGCGCTGCGAGTGTCCGGAAGTGTCGACACGTCAGAAGTCGACCACTGGGTACGCGCAGGGCACCCACCCAGAGCAGTACCTCTCGAACAGAACAGGCACAAGCACTCATGA
- a CDS encoding DUF503 domain-containing protein, with the protein MYVGALELDILLGDVRSLKEKRAMVKPVLAELRRYGVSAAETGEQDRYRRSMLGVTMASSAVDHVHEVLDTCERHVAGMPELQLLAVRRRIFGPED; encoded by the coding sequence TTGTACGTCGGTGCGCTCGAGCTCGACATCTTGCTCGGTGACGTGCGATCTCTCAAAGAGAAGCGTGCAATGGTCAAACCGGTTCTGGCGGAGCTGCGACGTTACGGCGTCTCGGCGGCGGAGACCGGGGAACAGGATCGGTACCGCCGGTCGATGCTCGGCGTCACGATGGCGAGTTCGGCGGTCGATCACGTACACGAGGTACTCGACACGTGCGAACGGCACGTCGCCGGGATGCCGGAACTGCAACTCCTTGCGGTCCGGCGAAGGATTTTCGGCCCCGAGGACTGA
- a CDS encoding DHH family phosphoesterase — protein MTHTQETSLSDLDRHEVFLPQAVAVLENATSVTILCHVQPDADTIGSGLALALVLERKGIPVQVAFGAPDELPESMRELPGTHLLVPADQVRRNVDLLVTVDCGSAGRLGKLADRLANAGETLVIDHHRSNTRFGRMNLIDESAESTTAVVAQMFDVWGVDIDADLAHCLYAGLVTDTGSFRWVQPGTHTLAERLLATGIDGARIARRLLDTHPFGWLPMLSSVLGSATLVPEAAGGRGLVYAVIRQAYVGDLRSEEIESVIDIVRTTSEAEVAAVLKEAVDGTYSVSLRSKSDVDVSIVAGYLGGGGHRFAAGYTAVTSADEIVTALVESLG, from the coding sequence ATGACCCACACTCAGGAGACGTCCCTGTCTGATCTCGATCGTCACGAGGTGTTTCTGCCGCAGGCGGTCGCCGTTCTCGAGAACGCGACGTCGGTGACGATTCTGTGTCACGTCCAGCCCGATGCCGACACGATCGGCAGTGGACTCGCCCTGGCATTGGTGCTCGAGCGCAAGGGGATTCCGGTGCAGGTCGCGTTCGGCGCGCCCGACGAACTGCCGGAGTCGATGCGCGAACTGCCGGGCACCCACCTGCTGGTGCCGGCGGACCAGGTGCGCCGCAACGTCGATCTGCTCGTGACCGTCGACTGCGGCAGCGCCGGACGTCTCGGGAAGCTCGCCGACCGGCTCGCGAACGCGGGGGAGACCCTCGTCATCGATCACCACCGGTCCAATACCCGGTTCGGTCGGATGAACCTGATCGACGAGTCGGCGGAGTCGACGACCGCTGTCGTGGCGCAGATGTTCGACGTGTGGGGTGTGGACATCGACGCCGACCTCGCGCACTGCCTGTACGCGGGTCTCGTGACCGACACCGGCTCGTTCCGCTGGGTGCAGCCCGGCACGCATACTCTCGCGGAGCGGCTCCTCGCCACCGGCATCGACGGAGCCCGCATCGCCCGTCGCCTGCTCGACACCCACCCGTTCGGGTGGCTGCCGATGTTGTCGTCGGTACTCGGGTCGGCGACGCTGGTCCCCGAGGCGGCGGGCGGGCGTGGACTCGTCTACGCCGTCATCCGGCAGGCCTATGTCGGGGATCTGCGCTCGGAGGAGATCGAGAGCGTGATCGACATCGTCCGGACGACGTCCGAGGCGGAGGTCGCGGCCGTCCTCAAGGAGGCGGTGGACGGCACGTATTCGGTGTCGCTGCGGTCGAAGTCCGACGTGGACGTCTCGATCGTCGCCGGGTACCTCGGCGGCGGCGGTCACCGGTTCGCCGCCGGCTACACGGCGGTGACTTCGGCGGACGAGATCGTGACCGCGCTCGTCGAATCGCTCGGCTGA
- a CDS encoding ABC transporter permease subunit: MNAVIASTRAELLRLRKWPSMWVLLAAWIVLNLVFVYVFNYITFKTGGTTDMASSAPPDVLLAQMLPAAVPQVFTQGMAMFGGALMLILGALTIGSGYGWGTWKTVFTQGPSRSAALAGTLLALLTVVIGLVLTVAAVDVGVATVIATVESEPANLPAASAMLKALASGMLILAMWTAAGVLVGALARGPALSVGLGLVWVLVVENLLRGVAAVLDPVSVVTDFLPGTAAGSLAGSLRDFGGDTTPGVLNILDGGTSVLVLAGYVAVFAAGTIWLVRRRDVN, translated from the coding sequence ATGAATGCAGTGATCGCCAGCACCCGAGCCGAGCTTCTCCGACTGCGGAAATGGCCGTCCATGTGGGTGCTGCTCGCCGCGTGGATCGTGCTGAACCTGGTCTTCGTCTACGTGTTCAACTACATCACGTTCAAGACCGGCGGCACCACCGACATGGCGTCGTCCGCGCCCCCGGACGTGCTGCTCGCGCAGATGCTGCCCGCGGCGGTGCCCCAGGTGTTCACCCAGGGCATGGCCATGTTCGGGGGTGCGCTGATGCTCATCCTCGGCGCCCTCACCATCGGCAGCGGCTACGGGTGGGGGACGTGGAAGACCGTGTTCACCCAGGGGCCTTCGCGATCGGCCGCACTCGCCGGAACCCTCCTCGCGCTGCTGACCGTGGTGATCGGACTCGTTCTCACCGTGGCGGCCGTCGACGTCGGGGTGGCCACGGTCATCGCCACGGTCGAATCGGAGCCGGCGAATCTGCCTGCCGCCTCGGCGATGCTGAAGGCGCTCGCCTCCGGGATGCTCATCCTCGCCATGTGGACCGCGGCCGGTGTCCTCGTCGGCGCCCTCGCGCGGGGGCCCGCGCTGTCCGTCGGTCTCGGGCTCGTGTGGGTGCTGGTGGTCGAAAACCTGCTCCGCGGAGTCGCCGCCGTCCTCGACCCCGTGTCGGTGGTGACGGACTTCCTCCCCGGCACCGCCGCGGGCTCGCTGGCAGGCTCGCTCCGCGACTTCGGCGGCGACACCACCCCCGGTGTCCTGAACATCCTCGACGGCGGCACGTCGGTGCTCGTCCTGGCCGGCTACGTCGCCGTGTTCGCGGCAGGCACGATCTGGCTCGTCCGCCGCCGCGACGTGAACTGA
- a CDS encoding SDR family NAD(P)-dependent oxidoreductase: MSARVALVTGGSRGVGKGVATALGAAGWTVYVTGRGPVTADSPLSASARAVTDAGGTGVAVACDHRVDEEVHALFARIAVEQAGRLDLLVNNVWAAPEGFGGFSTPFWERPLDDWDSLIGVGLRAHYVASVEAARLMVPRRSGLIANISSFGTRGHLHSVLYGMSKAGLDKMASDMAAELAPHDVRAVSLWPGIVRTEMIVASGMETIAGFPVADAESPEFVGEVICALTADPTLPDRSGHTFVTAELAVEYGITDTQGRTPPSHREPFGGGPLF, from the coding sequence GTGAGCGCCCGGGTAGCACTCGTCACCGGGGGAAGCCGCGGCGTCGGCAAGGGCGTCGCGACAGCGCTGGGGGCCGCCGGGTGGACCGTCTACGTCACCGGACGCGGCCCGGTCACCGCGGACAGCCCGCTGTCGGCGTCCGCGCGAGCGGTCACCGACGCCGGGGGCACCGGCGTCGCGGTGGCCTGCGATCACCGCGTCGACGAGGAGGTGCATGCGCTGTTCGCCCGGATCGCGGTCGAGCAGGCCGGCCGACTCGACCTGCTGGTCAACAACGTGTGGGCCGCACCCGAGGGATTCGGCGGGTTCAGCACACCGTTCTGGGAACGGCCCCTCGACGACTGGGACTCGCTGATCGGCGTCGGACTGCGCGCCCACTACGTTGCGTCGGTGGAGGCAGCGCGGTTGATGGTGCCCCGGCGGTCCGGGTTGATCGCGAACATCTCGTCGTTCGGGACCCGGGGGCATCTGCACTCGGTGCTCTACGGCATGTCCAAGGCCGGGTTGGACAAGATGGCCAGCGACATGGCGGCGGAGCTGGCTCCGCACGACGTCCGTGCGGTCTCGCTGTGGCCGGGCATCGTGCGCACGGAGATGATCGTCGCCAGCGGGATGGAGACCATCGCCGGCTTTCCCGTCGCGGACGCCGAGTCTCCGGAGTTCGTCGGCGAGGTGATCTGCGCCCTCACCGCGGACCCCACCCTGCCGGACCGCAGCGGCCACACGTTCGTGACGGCGGAGCTGGCCGTCGAATACGGCATCACCGACACGCAGGGCCGCACTCCGCCGTCGCACCGGGAACCGTTCGGCGGCGGTCCCCTGTTCTGA
- the rbfA gene encoding 30S ribosome-binding factor RbfA, whose protein sequence is MVDPARARKLAKRIGTIVATAIDHEIKDPRLAFVTITDTKVTADLHDATVYYTVMGADLESEPDLVSAAAGLEKAKGVLRSKVGAGTGVRFTPTLTFVADTVPDTARHMEELLARARAADDEVARVAAGASPAGDPDPYKEPRVEDADDAEVDEPSRSRQAD, encoded by the coding sequence ATGGTGGATCCCGCCCGGGCACGCAAACTCGCCAAGCGCATCGGCACGATCGTCGCGACGGCGATCGACCACGAAATCAAGGACCCTCGCCTGGCGTTCGTCACGATCACCGATACCAAGGTGACGGCCGATCTTCACGACGCCACCGTCTACTACACCGTGATGGGCGCCGACCTCGAGTCCGAACCGGACCTCGTGTCCGCGGCTGCGGGACTGGAGAAGGCGAAGGGCGTGCTGCGCTCGAAGGTGGGTGCAGGCACCGGAGTCCGGTTCACGCCGACGCTGACGTTCGTCGCGGACACGGTCCCCGACACGGCACGGCACATGGAGGAACTCCTCGCCCGCGCCCGCGCCGCCGACGACGAGGTCGCGCGGGTCGCGGCCGGTGCGTCGCCGGCCGGCGACCCCGACCCGTACAAGGAACCCCGAGTCGAGGACGCGGACGACGCCGAAGTCGACGAGCCGTCCCGTTCCCGCCAGGCGGACTGA